A window of Podarcis muralis chromosome 10, rPodMur119.hap1.1, whole genome shotgun sequence genomic DNA:
tttgcgtgttgagtcccacaagccaccccccaaaaactcacacttcacacatcaatttttgtttaaggtttttggcataatttttggccacaactttattcaaatacaaaacgtgagtggttgcttaggcattggttaagactatctgtccttgccctcagggacagtgCTGGTCTTCCGGACTCCGTCGGAAGCCAGCgcgggaaacaagtattgggtgagaatgaAGCTGGGCGATCAGACtaacacttctcaccctcatgttccggtggggtcttgaccggcccaagtccgactccggggacaaggacgaaagaatgtcaagcccctggatttcctttaacggaattcccattcgcctcatttggaggggtaggcacttacccctccaagcaccatttaaccaatgcctaaccgccatggagccctcagctccccgccaaccactcacagccccagccaagacctcagcttggccACCACCGCACTTATCCAAGCCTCATTCCCAGAAGCCGACAGATGCACCCCATCAGCCCTGAAAAGGGCCGCCGCTTGAAAGGTGATGTCAGGGTGAAAAATCACCTCTCCACCTAATTCCACAATCCTTCTGGAAACCGCAGCATTAATGCGCTTCCTGGCCCTTTCGATGGCTGCAGGGGAGCGACTACCCGTCCAAGCACGTCGCTGCAAAAGCTTGGACCAAAACAGCTTTGCTGCAGGCACCATTGCCCGCAGTGTCTCCAAGTCAGCCAGGATTGCAGCACGTAAAGAGAAACAGTCCGTTGACACCAGGTCGTTCTCCCCCAGCTGCACCACGATAGCAGCTGGCGGCTCTTCCAATAGCAGCTGGCTTCGAATCCGTGGGAGAAACTCTGCCCAGCGCATTCCCCGTCTGCATAGCCAGGACAACCGGATGTGCGGAGGAAGACCGAGACCTGGACCCAATCCAGACTGTCGTGCTGCAACACCAGCCCAATGGatgatgctgtgccccaccatccaTATGCGCACAGTGTCAGAACCTGGGACAAAACGAATAAAAGAATAACATCAGACACCACCATTAACGCACATATCCTTTAAACGCATTGGATTTCCAACGGCCCAAATCCTTAATTCTGGCCGCTGACAAGCCCCAGTGAGCTGCCGTCGTGGCAGCCCCTATTCTGAAGGAATGAGGGGCGAAATTGCTAGCCGTGCCCCCACAGGCCGCAATCGCTTTACGTAATACCCCTGCAAATTGGTGTCTGGATAACGGCAACCCATTCTCATGACGAAACAGCGGGCCATCCCCTTGCGCTCTCAACTCCAGGTATTTGCTGACATCCCTGACTGGACAAGGGCCCGCCTCCCCTGTAGCAGGGAGTCGAATCAGGGCACCCCTGCCCCTTTGGTCCGTCTTAGAATGCCGAATCGTGATTCTCAATTCAGCAGGGGACAGCTGAATGTCCTGGAGCAGAAGGCCCCTAGAACGACCATCCCTGTGGTCTTCCACTACTAACTCGCCCACCCTTAATGCGCCAAAGAATGCGACGGAAAAGGCGGCCGAAAACAGGCGAGCCTCATACCCAGACCAACAAACCACCCTGAGCTTCTTGCGTAACCTGCTCAGCAAGTCAAAGGAGATGGGGTGCCGATTTGCCGGCCTGGAGGGGCACAGTCTACCCCATCCCTCGAGCGTCTTACGGACGATAAACTTTGAACAAGGGTCTTTATCGAAGTATGTTTTACAGAAAAAGGCTATGGCAGCCGCTTGCATCCTAAGTGTCCTGGCTGCACGTCCCAATTGAAACAAGTGTGCCAAGTACTGCAACACCTGCGATGAGGTGGGAGGTACCCCAGACGCCACCCCGTCTGATAGGCTGGCAAatgccaagaaatcagcccaggCTTTCCCATAAGATCGCAGAGTAGAAGGGGAAACCGATGCCGCTACTCCCTGAAAAACtaattgctgccaaggttccagagatgatccgggaaatacTCCGGACGTATCCGCGCCTCTGGAACCAGGAAcctgaaccgctccatctgaaaacgggacagagcatcagcaatatCGTTAGACACCCCTGGGATAAAACGTGCCGAGAAAACTATATTATAACGCAAACAATGCAGCACGAAGTCCCGCAACAGGGCCGAGACCCTGGGGGAGCGCGATGACAATTTGGCTAGGACATTCACCACCGCCTGGTTATCTGTCCAGAAGCAGACACGACGATTCCTGAACTCCTCGACCCATAAATGCACTGCCACTGCAATTGGAAAAAACTCGAGAAAAGTTAGGTCACGCGTGATCTCCTTTCCCTGCCACCCAGGCGGCCAGCGTTGAGCACACCAGCGACCCTTCCAGAAAAGGCCGAACCCTAGAGAACCAGCGGCATCCGAGTGCACCTGGAAGTCATTATGCAAGTTCAAGGTGTCTTGCCACAAtgaaaccccattgaattcctccaggaattccaaccagATCCGAAGGTCGGTCTTCACCTCCCTGGAAAGGCGAACCCGATGATGCGGGAACCGTAACCCCGCAGTGAGGCGTGCAAGGCGTGAACAGAAGGGGCGCCCAGGAGCCACTACCCTGCATGCAAAATTCAAGTGTCCCAAAAGCGACTGAAGTTGCCTGAGGGACACTTTTTTCAACGGAAGCAGATCCTCTATAAGCTTCCTCAAAGCTTCCAGCTTGTCCACAGGGAGGCTAGAAGTTTGCTCCACTGTATCCAAAAGGATACCCAGGTAAGTGAGCTGGGTCGAAGGACCCTCCGTCTTGTCGGCGGCCAGCGGGACCCCCAATTCCCGCGTGAGGTCGGCGAATGCTTGTAACAGCGCCAAGCAGTCGCCGGTGTTGTCCTCAGAAGCCAGTAAAAAATCATCCAGATAATGAGTGACTCCGCCCAGACCAGTTTTAAACTTCAAGGCCCACTCCAAAAAGGTGCTAAACGTTTCAAAAGCTGCACAAGCTATTGAACAGCCCATAGGCATAGCCTTGTCAAAGTAATACTTGCCCTCGAACTGGAAACCTAGCAGCCAAAAATCATCTGGATGAATTGGCAAAAGGCGAAACGCAGATTCGATATCGCATTTCGCCAATAAGGCACCACGACCAAACTTCCGAATCATCTTGATCGCTTGATCAAGAGAAGCGTACTTCACGGAGCAAAGCTCCGGTGGAATAACGTCATTCACAGAAGTTCCTAAAGGGTGTGATAGGTTGTGAATTAAACGAAATTCACCCGGTGCCTTTTTTGGCACAATACCTAAGGGGGATATATGCAACCCATGAAGGGGTGGTGCGTCAAAAGGACCGGCCATGCGATGCAAAGCCACTTCCTTTGCTATTTTCTTGCGGGCTACCATAGGCAGCTCACGAATTGATTTTTGGTTAGCAGGATTCCGTGCCACGGGAGTCATGGCTACCGGAATCCGAAAGCCAACTGAGAAGCCATCATTCAAATAGGCCGCAGCCTCCCTGTTGGGGTAAGACTGGAGCCAGAATTGTAGGGCCTGCAATCGAATAGGGGTGTGGGCTAAAGATAACAATACATTACTTTCCTGATGCTGCGGTTGCCGTAGAGGGGGTTGGTCTGGGGTTCTGCTGAGCACCCCCTCTGCCTCCACGAAAGGGCCGCCGCCCACTGAAGCAAGCAGCCGCCGCGTGTGTTCCCCCACATTTCTCGCAACTGTGGGCGTACTTACACCCCTGGCGCTGACAGGACCCCTTATTAAAATCCCAGCATAGCATACGACGGCTAGTTCTGAAAGCCGCCGATTTGGGCTTCTGCTGTTCCGGCACCCTTTTGTCAATGAGTGGGGCCACGTGGGTGGTCCACACATCGAGATCCCTACGATCCCAGCGGGCCGACGGGATCCTGGCTGCCCGACGCCTAAAGTTCTCATCGTATTTTATTGCCGCTTTTTCACCAGCTTTGGTGAAGGCGGAACGAACGAtggataaataaacaaacaagtggAGAGATCTCCGAGGATAAGCCGCCACCACCACGCCGGCGAAGACTTGAAAACAATCGAGCCAATGCTCGAAAGTTTTGTCAACCGTGGGGTTGCCGGGGCGCTTTTTGGGGAAATCTGCTTTCTCCTGGTCCTCGGAGGGTGGGGCCAGTTTAAACATGTCTACGTACCGGCCATTAAGTATCCTAGACCGCAGCTTCGTTGCCAAGTGCGAACCCGGAATGATGTCCCTAGCCGAATTGGTAGAGACCTTAACGTCCGGTACGAGCACTCCATCCCTACATTCTTGTACGGCCCCATACTTCGCCCGGTGAGCGTTGGCCCTCCTTTCCCAAGCCCACCTTGGAAGCCCCGAAGCCTCCTCGCCGAAACCCCAGTAAAGTTCGATGGGGCCACCCAGCTCATCGTCAGAACTAGAAGACGTACccgtataagaagaagaagagtcctcCCTTCTGCGTTTGGCGTGCTTCCGGGAAGATCTTTTGTGGCGACGCTTTCCACCCAAGGATCTCCTAGCAGGGACTGGAAGGCTGTCCTCCATGGAGGATCCCGAGTCAAGATCTTGCCTTGAAGGACCTGGAGCCACAGAAGAAACAACATGTGAGGTACCTGACCCCGAAGCCACCTCAACCAAAGGCTGGACAGCCCTGTTCCGGCGGGAAGCAGGCGTCGAAGGGGTCTTTCCTCGAGACACCCTCCTGGAAGACCGCCTTGCCCTGCGCGAACTAGCACGAGTAGCAGGTAAGGAGGAGGGTCGGGTAGGCCGGGAAACCAAACCAGCAGTGCTAGTTGATGGCCCTTCTCCTCCCAGCTCGCTAGACAGCGATGACGTCGGCGACGATGGCACCAACGGCTGAGGCGGCCTTGTAGGCGCAGGGGGCCGAGTGGAACAACGTTGGAGGACGCCGTCCATTTCAGCCGCAAAACGAGTCATGGCCGCCGGATCATCAGCTATGCCTGCCATGAATGACTGAACCCGACCAAGCGATTGACTCGGGGCAGGTGAGCGCAGGGCTTGGGAGGGACCCCTGATGGGTCGCTTTGCAGTGGTAGCCCGGTCAGCCCGGGCCGAAGCCTTCTTCGGGGCCATACCTGCTAGATTAAAACAAAGAAAGACCAGGAAAGCCCTGGTTAATAACCCAAGCAAGCTGTCAACTTTGTTGAAGATTGACCAAGACCTTAGCCAATGGCGCTCAACAAGGAATGAGTTACTACTAAACTAATTAAAGGAACActgagaacaaaaaaaaaaaaaaaaaaaaaaaaaaaaattaattatttattattattaaattattattcggatatttattttttattattattatttatttattttattttttattgttaggAAATATAAATTATTTAAGTGCTTCCGGAATCAGCGCACCCAAAGCTGCCTTGCAGGGCAGTGCGGTCTTTGCAGGGGCAGGAGCAGCACCAAGCCAACAGTTAGACCTATAAAATCAATTACAGCAGGCTGCTATACCTGAGTCAcccagagggtggcactgtgtACTTGATTAGCTAGTATAACAGCTGCAGTGCTGCTCTGAGCCACTAGGGGAGCTCGCGAGGCGACAGCCTGCAGTAACCCCCACGACCACTAGAGGGCCAGCGAGCAGTCAGGTTGCAGACACTGGCAAAATGGAGGACCCGGATGAACCAGACGGTCCTTGCTGATAGAAAACGCAGGCCGGGGCCAGGCCTCGGCCTGCGCGCACCTCTTACGCGCTGGCACAGATAGCGGCCAGCACCGTTGCGCCGCCCGCGATCCCTGGGTCGGGCGGGAGGAGGCCGCTCAGCCCGCCGCGCCGATTACCGactccctttttctttccccccccacaGGGCCAGAGAGCAAAGCGAGGCCTCCGCGGCAGCCGCGCCAACGGAGCCGGGACCGGGAGCACTCCACCGCCACCCGACCAggtaggggggaaggggggatgggTCGGGAGGGGGAGGCGAGACCGGATCGCCCCGCGGCCGCGAGGCCGCGATCCCTGTAAACGGGAGGGGGGGGGCACCGTCTgcggcccgccgccgccgccgcaaggCCCACCTCACCCCTTGAAAGCACCAGGGCCCGCTGGCTCGAAAGGGCTGGGCCCTGTGCCGCCGCAAGGCCCTAGAACGAGGGGAAAGCggatgggagggggagagaggcagccgCGATCTGCCGCCGCGGCgttaaaaccggggggggggggggattgccaaaaCGGCCCTGAAAACGGCCGCTAACTTACCCCCGCCTCCCCCAGGCCGGGGGGGGGTCCCCACCCACGGCCTTTTTAGCAACCAGGTATTGATAAATAagatcaaattaaattaaaagacaaaatgagaaactaaatAGGACAACCAACAATATGGGGGAGAGAAGGTAAAGGGGAATTAAAGGGAAGAAATATAGAAGGGAGAGGAAAAGACGGCAGGAATAAGGGCAAGAATCAGGGAATCAGTTAGGCTCAATACAACCGTCTCTAGGCTGCTCCGTGGTCCAGTTCGAAACGGCCAAGAGGGTGATCCCTCCTCTGGCCTCTGTATATATATGACCTCAAACCCCTCCTCCATTGCCAATTTAAATcttgccccagcaacccaattaacccctTAAATGCTTGGGTTGCTGACTTTAATTTGCCAAGTCATTGTGGagtggcctgttcccccaaccgcaacacgtgctctctgttagtgagaacacgctttgttacTATTTGTGAAGTTTAGGGATTAATTGTATCCTTTACAAAGGTCAATGAAGCATCCAAAGATTGCAAAGGACCTACTAAGAGATAGCTATCTTTTAGATAAATTAGTTGGTGATTTATCTTGATTATGCTTTAGTTCGTGCTTCAAAGAATCTTAAGTAGTGAACCCCACAGTCAATAAAAACAGATTACTCAGCTTTTGTTGAAAACTTATCTTTTCCACAAGGGAAATCTATCTTTGACCAGCTTCTTTAAAGTGTAACAAACAGATTTTGATTCACAATCCAAGTAGCAAAAGCCAGAGGCAACTGACATAGAACTAGAAAGTACATCCTCATGCTTGAGCCGACATTGCTCAGAGTGCCACTCcacacccagggccggatttaggtttgatgaggccttaagctactggaggtaatggggccctttatatgtccagctgtcctttgttaacaacaaattgttgcagttttttgtgttgaatatatgctataagataatttatggacctaataggtatctaaagcctttTGCACAtccagaatgtaggcaccctatacagtgatacctcgggttacatacacttcaggttacagacccagaaatattacctcgggttaagaactttgcatcaggatgagaacagaaatcgtgcagtggcagcacagcagcagtgggaggccccattaggtaatgtggtgcttcaggttaagaacagtttcaggttaagaacggacctccggaacaaactaagttcttaacccgaggtaccactgtatatagaaatgagcaaaccagtgatattttagggagcaggctagcaggtggggcccattacttacatcatgggatctatacaacacaaaacactgttgctgtatataggttttattttatttgttttttatcttatattttggaaatgtacatccagttttttcctttgaatttttctgggggccccaagagagtggggccctaagctatagcttatttagcttatatgtaaatccggcactgcacatACCCGGCAGTTACTTCCTAGCAATCAGAGCCTCACCTGCTGCCTAGGGTGGCTGCTAAGGGCAATTCTTTTGGGGGCTTTCTGCTCTCGGGGGAAGGGGTTCTCGGGGAAGGGGGGCAGGCTCTGGCAAACTCTCCAGAGACAGTGTGTCACTTGGTTGCTGTGCTGTTTCTAACACATCTGACTCCTGTCTCTGTCCACTGCTACCTTGCTCCTGTTCTTCATCACCCATTATTTCCAAGCTCCTTTCTTCTTCTGGGGTGTGACCTGTCTCAAACCACCAGTCCATACTCTCTTCCCCGTCTTCCTCTCTGGAAGGGTCCTGGGGTGGTGGTTACAACCAGTCCTCCTCATTTGACCTGTCCCTGACAATAAGATAGGGTTGGCAATGTGAAGTATGATGCagtaacttaaaaaaatatatatcaaacagTTATTGGCTTCTTCTTCGAGGCTTCTCTCTTTCTGCAACGAAAGGCAGAAAAACTGGtaaagaaaacaattaaaaaatgaatgaatcctATATGAAAACTAATGATGTAGGAAAGATGAAATCCGCTTCTTTGCAAAACGCTTAAAGTCTTTTGCATATCATTTAAAATGTCATCACATGGATGTATTTATATCTAGCAATATTCAACAAGCAGCTAGGCAGTGAATATACATATTTCACTAATCATTTCTGTTGAGAAACACATGCATATCTACTCATTTCAAATGTGCTAACCCTGCTTTTCAGTTACTAAAAAAGTATTTACACTGCTTTCAAATATTTTGCTTCTTGCACGAAGAAGTCCTATCATGCAGCTTCAAAAACCATGATATACTAGATGATATTGGAGAGCTTTGGGGGAGGAAATTTAGCACCTTAGTTGGCCTAGTAAGCATTACTTGTCAACAGTTTTGACCCTTTTTGCTTGCTTTCAGGGCTGTGATCTCAGTTTAATGGATGCACTTGACAGTAGCAATCCTTTACAAGTACTCTAAAAGCAGACATAAGTAAAACAACCCAAACCACATCCATTGTTAATAATTGATGCTTATTCAGCATTGGCGGGCATTGATTATAGGCTTAAAAGGAAGTTCTTTGCAATATTGATTTTGATGCTTTTGACTTGCTATATCAAGACTGAAAGCACCACCACTCTTAATGGAAGTCGGTCACATTTCTTAAAAAATTAAGCAGTCTTAAAGCACATGTGATTCAATACTAGACTCTATCCTCTTTTTGCTGCACAGACTGCATGTCCTTGAAGGAATGTCAAGAAAAAAAGTGTTAGATTATCCAGCTTTTCtaaaaagagtataaattaatatCCAGACA
This region includes:
- the LOC144329088 gene encoding uncharacterized protein LOC144329088, with protein sequence CYSFIRFVPGSDTVRIWMVGHSIIHWAGVAARQSGLGPGLGLPPHIRLSWLCRRGMRWAEFLPRIRSQLLLEEPPAAIVVQLGENDLVSTDCFSLRAAILADLETLRAMVPAAKLFWSKLLQRRAWTGSRSPAAIERARKRINAAVSRRIVELGGEVIFHPDITFQAAALFRADGVHLSASGNEAWISAVVAKLRSWLGL
- the LOC144329089 gene encoding uncharacterized protein LOC144329089, with the translated sequence MAPKKASARADRATTAKRPIRGPSQALRSPAPSQSLGRVQSFMAGIADDPAAMTRFAAEMDGVLQRCSTRPPAPTRPPQPLVPSSPTSSLSSELGGEGPSTSTAGLVSRPTRPSSLPATRASSRRARRSSRRVSRGKTPSTPASRRNRAVQPLVEVASGSGTSHVVSSVAPGPSRQDLDSGSSMEDSLPVPARRSLGGKRRHKRSSRKHAKRRREDSSSSYTGTSSSSDDELGGPIELYWGFGEEASGLPRWAWERRANAHRAKYGAVQECRDGVLVPDVKVSTNSARDIIPGSHLATKLRSRILNGRYVDMFKLAPPSEDQEKADFPKKRPGNPTVDKTFEHWLDCFQVFAGVVVAAYPRRSLHLFVYLSIVRSAFTKAGEKAAIKYDENFRRRAARIPSARWDRRDLDVWTTHVAPLIDKRVPEQQKPKSAAFRTSRRMLCWDFNKGSCQRQGCKYAHSCEKCGGTHAAAACFSGRRPFRGGRGGAQQNPRPTPSTATAASGK